The proteins below come from a single Harpia harpyja isolate bHarHar1 chromosome 2, bHarHar1 primary haplotype, whole genome shotgun sequence genomic window:
- the MSANTD1 gene encoding myb/SANT-like DNA-binding domain-containing protein 1, whose translation MAAAEIPSYIVSSQTEKHRRARNWTDAEMRGLMLVWEEFFDELKQTKRNAKVYEKMANKLFEMTGEIRHGEEIKIKITNMTFQYRKLKCMTDSETVAPDWPYYKTIDRILSKVTDHSDVKMHENQQPGPSTSQTEASQSPSAKSTPLYLPYNQFTYEGREECFEDEHSESSSSLLSYKLRAEERPVKKRKMQSCSFQKKKLKIMEAMLEEQKKLSRAMEETCREVRRILDQQNIIQVQSLQLQERMMNLLEKMISKSNV comes from the exons ATGGCTGCAGCAGAAATTCCCAGTTACATTGTCTCTTCTCAgactgagaaacacaggaggGCCAGAAACTGGACTGATGCAGAAATGAGAGGTTTAATGCTGGTTTGGGAAGAATTTTTTGATGAGCTGAAACAAACTAAAAGGAATGCCAAAGTTTATGAGAAAATGGCTAACAAACTCTTTGAAATGACTGGAGAAATTCGCCACGGAGaggaaataaagataaaaattacaaatatgaCATTCCAGTACAG GAAATTAAAATGCATGACTGACAGTGAAACCGTTGCACCTGACTGGCCTTACTACAAAACCATTGATAGGATCTTATCCAAAGTGACAGACCACAGTGATGTGAAAATGCATGAAAATCAGCAACCAGGTCCTTCTACATCACAGACGGAGGCCTCGCAGTCTCCATCAGCTAAGTCTACACCTCTGTATTTGCCATATAACCAGTTTACATATGAAGGAAGGGAAGAGTGCTTTGAAGATGAACATTCAGAGAGCTCGTCAAGCTTACTTTCTTACAAGCTGAG agctgaagaaagaccagttaagaaaagaaaaatgcaaagctgcaGCTTCCAAAAGAAGAAGCTAAAAATAATGGAGGCCATGTTGGAAGAACAAAAGAAGTTGAGTAGAGCTATGGAAGAAACCTGTAGAGAAGTGCGCAGGATTCTGGATCAGCAAAACATCATTCAAGTTCAAAGCTTACAGTTACAAGAGAGAATGATGAATCTACTGGAAAAAATGATCTCCAAATCTAATGTGTAG